Proteins encoded together in one Telopea speciosissima isolate NSW1024214 ecotype Mountain lineage chromosome 6, Tspe_v1, whole genome shotgun sequence window:
- the LOC122664951 gene encoding FAM10 family protein At4g22670-like isoform X1 — MDAAKVNQLKLFVEQCKSNPSILNDPSLSFFRDYLESLGCKLPPSVYMPDESLPTRNSSMEDIDDDEDVTDFKEEESSHGAKTPDDGYESDIIESDVELEGDIVEPDNDPPQKMGDPSVEVTDENRDASQAAKAQSMEAISEGKLQEAVEYLTEAILLNPSAIMYATRASVFIKMKKPNAAIRDANAALEINPDSAKGCKTRGIAKAMLGQWKEAAKDLHLASKLDYDEEISAVLKKVEPNAHKIEEHHRKYERLRKEKEEKRIERERQRRKAEAQAAYEKAKREEQSSSSRKPGGMPGGFPGGMPGGFPRGMPGGFPGGMPGGFPGGMPGSMPGGMPGNIDMSKILNDPELMAAFSDPEVMAALQDVMKNPANFAKHQANPKVAPIIAKMMGKFGGPK, encoded by the exons ATGGATGCCGCGAAGGTGAACCAGCTTAAGCTCTTCGTTGAGCAATGCAAATccaatccttccattctcaatGATCCTTCACTTTCCTTCTTCAGAGACTACCTTGAGAG TCTCGGCTGTAAGCTTCCCCCTTCAGTTTACATGCCTGACGAGTCACTTCCAACTCGAAACTCG TCTATGGAAGACATTGATGACGATGAAGACGTAACAGACTTCAAAGAGGAGGAATCTTCACATGGAGCTAAAACCCCTGATGATGGTTACGAGAGTGATATAATAGAGTCGGATGTCGAGCTCGAAGGGGATATTGTAGAACCCGACAATGATCCTCCGCAGAAG ATGGGAGACCCCTCTGTTGAGGTTACAGATGAAAACCGCGATGCTTCTCAAGCGGCCAAGGCACAATCAATGGAAGCAATTTCTGAGG GTAAACTCCAGGAAGCTGTTGAATATCTTACTGAGGCGATTTTGCTGAACCCGTCTGCCATAATGTATGCCACCAGAG CTAGCGTctttataaaaatgaaaaaacctaATGCTGCTATTCGAGATGCCAATGCAGCTTTGGAG ATTAATCCAGACTCTGCAAAAGGCTGTAAGACTCGTGGCATTGCCAAAGCGATGCTTGGTCAGTGGAAAGAAGCTGCCAAGGATCTTCACTTAGCATCAAAGTTGGATTACGACGAGGAGATCAGTGCAGTGCTCAAAAAG GTTGAACCTAATGCACACAAGATTGAAGAGCACCATAGGAAGTATGAGCGGTTgcggaaagagaaggaagagaagaggattGAGCGTGAGAGGCAACGCCGTAAGGCTGAAGCACAG GCTGCATATGAGAAGGCCAAAAGGGAGGAGCAATCTTCTTCAAGTAGGAAACCTGGTGGCATGCCCGGTGGTTTTCCCGGAGGGATGCCTGGTGGCTTCCCCAGAGGGATGCCCGGAGGCTTCCCTGGAGGGATGCCCGGAGGCTTTCCAGGGGGGATGCCTGGAAGTATGCCTGGAGGGATGCCTGGAAACATTGATATGAGCAAAATTCTAAAT GACCCTGAATTAATGGCCGCTTTCAGTGATCCAGAAGTTATGGCTGCTCTTCAAGATG
- the LOC122664951 gene encoding FAM10 family protein At4g22670-like isoform X2, giving the protein MDAAKVNQLKLFVEQCKSNPSILNDPSLSFFRDYLESLGCKLPPSVYMPDESLPTRNSSMEDIDDDEDVTDFKEEESSHGAKTPDDGYESDIIESDVELEGDIVEPDNDPPQKMGDPSVEVTDENRDASQAAKAQSMEAISEGKLQEAVEYLTEAILLNPSAIMYATRASVFIKMKKPNAAIRDANAALEINPDSAKGCKTRGIAKAMLGQWKEAAKDLHLASKLDYDEEISAVLKKVEPNAHKIEEHHRKYERLRKEKEEKRIERERQRRKAEAQAAYEKAKREEQSSSSRKPGGFPGGMPGGFPGGMPGSMPGGMPGNIDMSKILNDPELMAAFSDPEVMAALQDVMKNPANFAKHQANPKVAPIIAKMMGKFGGPK; this is encoded by the exons ATGGATGCCGCGAAGGTGAACCAGCTTAAGCTCTTCGTTGAGCAATGCAAATccaatccttccattctcaatGATCCTTCACTTTCCTTCTTCAGAGACTACCTTGAGAG TCTCGGCTGTAAGCTTCCCCCTTCAGTTTACATGCCTGACGAGTCACTTCCAACTCGAAACTCG TCTATGGAAGACATTGATGACGATGAAGACGTAACAGACTTCAAAGAGGAGGAATCTTCACATGGAGCTAAAACCCCTGATGATGGTTACGAGAGTGATATAATAGAGTCGGATGTCGAGCTCGAAGGGGATATTGTAGAACCCGACAATGATCCTCCGCAGAAG ATGGGAGACCCCTCTGTTGAGGTTACAGATGAAAACCGCGATGCTTCTCAAGCGGCCAAGGCACAATCAATGGAAGCAATTTCTGAGG GTAAACTCCAGGAAGCTGTTGAATATCTTACTGAGGCGATTTTGCTGAACCCGTCTGCCATAATGTATGCCACCAGAG CTAGCGTctttataaaaatgaaaaaacctaATGCTGCTATTCGAGATGCCAATGCAGCTTTGGAG ATTAATCCAGACTCTGCAAAAGGCTGTAAGACTCGTGGCATTGCCAAAGCGATGCTTGGTCAGTGGAAAGAAGCTGCCAAGGATCTTCACTTAGCATCAAAGTTGGATTACGACGAGGAGATCAGTGCAGTGCTCAAAAAG GTTGAACCTAATGCACACAAGATTGAAGAGCACCATAGGAAGTATGAGCGGTTgcggaaagagaaggaagagaagaggattGAGCGTGAGAGGCAACGCCGTAAGGCTGAAGCACAG GCTGCATATGAGAAGGCCAAAAGGGAGGAGCAATCTTCTTCAAGTAGGAAACCTGGTG GCTTCCCTGGAGGGATGCCCGGAGGCTTTCCAGGGGGGATGCCTGGAAGTATGCCTGGAGGGATGCCTGGAAACATTGATATGAGCAAAATTCTAAAT GACCCTGAATTAATGGCCGCTTTCAGTGATCCAGAAGTTATGGCTGCTCTTCAAGATG